The genomic DNA GGTGActttgtgacatcacagagcagctgtatcTCATCATAGGGTGACATCTCAGAGCTGGCTCTGTGAcatcccaggagctgtgtgacatcacaagggtgctgtgtgacatcacagtgCTGTGTGACACCATAGAGTTGGCTATGTGACATCACAGAGgcctgtgtgacatcacagggctgtgtgacatcacaggggctgtgtgacatcacaggggctgtgtgacatcacaagggtgctgtgtgacatcacagggtcagtatgacatcacaggggctgtgacatcacagagatggctgtgtgacatcacaggacATCACAggggggctgtgtgacatcacaggggctgtgtgacatcacaggggctgtgtgacatcccaggggctgtgtgaggtcactgGGGAGGTCACTCTGCCCCCCCCCCCTCACAGTTCCCCCAGAGCAGTCCAACCCCTGCTCGTGCACAGcggggtcccctgtcccccccggtcccccccccccccggccccgcagcctccCCCAGAGGATGTTCCACGAGATcgaccccagagcctgacacggGGACGGGGGGGCCGGGGCCCTgggggggtggcacaggggacagggacccccggcagccccccccgtgtcccccagggccagagcctgggccagggctccttCACCCTGGTACCAACGAGGCCTTGAGAgcgctgaaaaaatccccagcaagggagcagcaaaaaCCAGATTGAATAttaagggacagcagcacaaagttccTTGGCAAGAGTCACTCTGCTCCTGACTGGACACTTCAGGCAcaccaaggaaacaaagcaacaacaaaaccaaaccaaatccaggCAATCAAACCAGAAATGAGCTGAgaactgtccctgtgtgtgtgtgtgacacaaggACAGTGAGGGCAAGGATAAAAGGAATATGGCCCCAAAAGCTTAACAGAGCTCAAACTTAACAGGGCTTAAATTACCTTAACCTTAACTGAGACCTTCACCTTCACAATTTAGTAAAAGAGCAGCACCTAACAGTATTTAACCTAACTTATAACCTATGACTTCATAATTTAACAGTGGAACACTAAACAATATTCAACTTATCTTATAACTTATATTAAATTTtacaacttagaaaaaagaaaaactcttaACACCATTTAACTTAGCACAGACCTCATGATTAACCTAACCTTACCTACCGGCCTGACTGACTCAGCTATCCAAGGCACTCAAAcccctcagagagcagcatttctgccacatttccccagcacaggcactcctgtgtgcacacagacacacagagtcaGTGCAAGGCACCTGTGAGAAATTCCCCTGAGGGCAGGAAATGCTCCCTGTGGATCCTTTGGCATCTCCCCAGCGGGtgaagggctgagcctggaggagggGGGGACCGGCCCAGGCTCCGTCGTTGTTGGGGATCCCCGAGTGCAGCAAACGGGAGAGTTCCCGGCTGGGAGAGGCCCCACTCAGAGGGAGTGGctggcccaggagagctccaagggCTCCTTTTGGGCGCTGTTTGCAGGGCCCCAAGAGAGGGGCTTCAGTCCCAGCAATGGTTCATCCTGGCCGCACTTGGCACCAACAGCTTTCTTTGGCAGTGTGAGAACAGGGATGTTGTGCCACTgagggaacaaaaccagttcccagggctgctcctacagaaagcaggagctggttgggcagcagcagtgcctggagcagacagtgtttgtgatgagctgcagaggagctgagcccaggggctgttggCCAAGGCCGAGCCCCaaggagcatttctcagctggcagGGCGGCCTGAGAAGGGAGggggggaatgcagcagcacagggcccatggaaccaagggagCAGACACTGTGGGGCCCATGGAACCaaagggaccattgtgacacaCTGGGGGGCCCTGTGAGaccaagggaccattgtgacactgtggggccccTGTGAGaccaagggaccattgtgacatGTGGGGTTGTGACCTGGGATGGTTGTGACCCTGTGGGCCCTCATGGAACCATGGAGAGACCATTGTGACGCTTTGGGGtgtcatggaaccaaggggTCATTGTGACACAGTGAGACCCCCTGGTCTCACAGTGGTGCCAAAAGTCCATTGTGACATTTCAAGGCCGCATGGAACCATGGAGACACCATTAGGACACTTCACAGCCTCATGGAACCATAAAGACCACTGTGACTCTGAGGGGACTCATGGGATCATGGAGATCATTGTGACACTATGAGGGCCCATGGAATAGGCAAAGCATTGTGACACTGTGAGGCCTCATGGAACCAGTGAGACCATTGTGACCCTGGGGGTCCCCACAGAACCAAGAGGACCATTGTGATACTGTGGGGCCTGGTGAAACCAAGAGGCCTTtgtgaccctgcagggctgcatggaACCAAAGCTCCAGGGTGACACAGAGGGGCCTCCTGTCATCAAtggtccattgtgacactgtggagccaaaggagaccattgtgacactgcaaaCCCCCAGGGTCCAAAGGTCCATTGTGACATTGCAGGACTCATGGAACAGAGGAGTCCTGTGACATTGTGGGGCCTGGGGAACcatggagaccattgtgacactgcaagGCTCATGGAATCAttgggaccattgtgacactgaaGGGCCATTGCAACACTGTAAAACCCAATTGAAAcaaggggccattgtgacactgctggACCCCCTGGAATCAAGGCACTATTAtgacactgcagggccccaTGGGTCAAAAAACACTATTGTGACACTATGGGGCAccataaaaccaaaaagagCATGGAACAGGTCTGGCTGGCTTGGCCTCCCAGGGACCACCTCACTGGTCCAGCTGACCTTGGCATGTTGAGGGTCACttctcatctgctgctgaaacactggggctctgtgctttccttcctatggaaaagaactctccttctcctccagacaCCCATGGCCAGAATTGGGATTTCTCCTCCAAAACCCTTATATCTGTCCCCAGAACATTGGGGAAAGGTTCCCTGCTCTCCTTCTATGcaaatggaaaagaactgtGCTGCTTCTCCAAGGGGTGCCCATGGCTGAAATTTGGCTTCCACCTCCAAAATTCCTTATATCCAAGGATAGATCTGGAGGTCTCAGACAAGATCTGGCATAACTGACAAGTCTGGCTGGCCTTGGCCTAGTGAGGCTCTCCAGACTCTGGGCTtctatggaaaagaactgtcctTCTTGTCCAGGTGCCCATGGCCAGAATTGGGGTTCCACCTCCAATATTCCCAATTGTGACAGACTGGAGGAGATTGTTGGCTCAAAACATTTCATgtgtgggggaggaaggggcaggtccagccttgcccctgccctggaaccccagccctgccccctgccctggaaccccaatccccccagagcctctatcccagcccagcagtggctgccagtccctggcacagcacaggcaatgctccacagccacctctgcagccccagcccagctcctgagggaccaaATGAGCCCAAGTCCCACCTGGGGGAAGGGCCCAGGGAGACCAAGGGGTATTGAAGGCTGAGCACAAGGCAAGCACACATCTTGGCCCTACCTCCTCTTGGAATTTCCTATCTGAACAACACTGGAATCCAGGAGTTGGTAcctgtgtgtgtgcttctctgaatcttattttttttttttctctctcagagaatgaaaaaaatactgcttctgTTTTTGTCCTCTTGCAAATTTTGATTAACTTAAAATTGAACAAACTTAGAGTTTGTGAAGTTGAATATGCCAAATTAATGCTTTGAGAAGTGCTTTTGTTGATTGAATGTCCCTTAAAAACTTTTGCaaaaatttctttgattttctaaaGTTGGCAGTAAAGGCTGTTATGTTGTTTTGAGCTCCTGAGAATGTCTTGTTGGTATTTGTCTTTGTGCATCTAACTCAGAGGACACAAATAATtataattccttttaaatatctTATTGCGAGAGTTGTTTGGGGGATGGGGTCAGGGCTTGTGTGTCCTgcttggcccagcccaggcagggctttcccagccacattccacactccattgcccagctggagccgctgctgcctctgagttgtgctgccccagccccaggggacgctctccttgtctgcccattccccacggtctctgggcagggatgggatggcctcactgggggctgctgacatcctcagcaccttggaggctgctgctgaattttcctgctccagaggcttgttcagcctgcagctcttcagtgcaggaattcagtgtcccagggctcattAACATTCAGAACACCTGAACAAGCCAAGCCTCTGggaataatttgatttcagTTTCCAAATCATTTGTAGTTAAGTAGATCTCAGTAGTGTATTCAAAGTGAATACATGATATTTAAAATGacagcaagaaaacattttttaagtcctgtttagttttttttttcctgtttatcaTTGATATGTGCAATCTCCAACTGACATTGAATCCAAGTACCTCCTCATGCAGTTTGAATagatatgaaaatcaagacccttcATGGCTGACAATCAATCAGACTctgtccccccccccccaccccaccatttcccccatccaagccctggcactcagagcagccttgtgcaaatctgagctccctccagcccaggctgcacctgcagctttcagctccttggctccaactcccacctgctttccttggagaaggagctgcctgagacacagagggatgttcatttcttgtcagccaacaaagccaagggaaggcacagctccatcaaatgcaaaagtcattcttctccctggctctgccctgccactgACCcccccacagcctgtcctgttTCCTTCATCCCTGCATTGCCAGGGACTTTCTGGGAcaagggagctctgctctggctatGGAGGGAGGTCCAAGTGCAGCCACTGGAGTGGGAACCACAACTcatcaggtttgtgtcctttgggGATCAGGAACTGGTGAgactcagaggcacagaaagttTCTCTTCATGGTCAACAGACCATGAACAATCACGCTCTTCCCTGAGCTATGTGCaatgtcccagcagcatctgatgAGTCCACCATCCACAAGTGATTTCCATACTAAAATTGATTTCAGACAAACGTGGTCCTGAGATAGATATAAACACAATTAAGTTCTTGTATCAGAATGCTCGTCCTGGAGTGGGGGCAAAACAGCTCAGAACAATTCCTGATTTGCAAAGCTGTCAGTGgtggatggagaagggaggtcaggctgctcttggtgttgaggaaatgctgaaaccagcctgactcatttcacctcctcctgtcctggctgatctcccctctttcccctcccacccaTTGGCTTTTGTCTCCCACCAGGCCCCCggtgaagagcctggctctgtgttctccatcccctcctggctggcactgccaggctgggatgaggagcccctcagccttccctgctccgggctggacaagcccagctccctcagcctctgctcacagcccaagggctccagccccaccttggAGGCCCTTcccagaccctgctccagctgccagacatctttcctgccctgggcaacCCAACCCAGGCCACAGTGACCTGGATAATCCCTGTCCTTGATGTCCtggtcacacagccctggccccttgtccccatgtcaggctctggggtggaTCCTGTGGAACATCCTTTGGTGGAGGCTGTGGCTCCAGGTGGGCGGGGGGAtcgggggacagggaccctgctgggcaTGGACAGCATTGGACTTGTTGGGAGAAACTgtgagggggagctggggcggAGTGACCAACCCAGTGacctgacacagccctgctgggatgtcacacagcccctctgggatgtcacagcctgctctgtgatgtcacagcccattCTCTAATGTCACACAGCTGGTCTCTGATGtcacagacagctctgtgatgtcacagcctgctctgtgatgtcatagTCTGCTCTATGATATCACAGTCTGCTCTGTGAGGTAAAACCTCTGCCTTGTGCTGTCACAGCTGGCTCTTTGATGTCACAGCCCATCCTGTGTCAAGGAACTGGTCTCTGATGCCACAATccactctgtgatgtcacagagcTGCCCTGTATTGTTACAGCAAAATCTGTGATGTCATAATCTGAGCTATTATGCCAGACCTCTGTCCTGTGATGTCACAGTCtgccctgtgatgtcacagcccattCTCTTATGTTATACAGATGGTCTCTGATGTCACAGCCAACTCTGTCATGTCGTTGTCTGCTCTGTGAAGTAAGATCTCtgccctgtgatgtcacagatATGGCCTATGATGTCATAGCTGCTCAATGATCTCACATGACCcaccctgtgatgtcacagcccactCTGTGACCTCATGTTACCAGATGATAAATTGTCTCCACCAGGTGAGCTGACACCTGGAGCTTGTTCTCCAAAACCCCAGGCCTATGGAAACCACACAATGCCCATTGTGTGAGAAGGGGAACTGGAAGTTCACCAGCCTCAgtgtcctgccagctcagccaggcccaCTGGAACATTGGGGTCCACGAGCACCAGGGACCACCAGAGAGACCCCCAGGACAGAAGAACACATGGgtaaaggggaggggaaatgtgttaatgattttggggaaatgatTATCATATGTGTGTTTAGTCCAGGACAATCAATGAATATGtgtgcaaaatacagaaaataaacagaaactttcctgtactcagcctgcagggctttgggagGAGCTCTCCCCCGTGCATCCAGCTGAATAAAGAATGCTGCTTCTTAATGCTACATTGGGGTTAAGGAGTTTTCTGTTTTACCAAATTTTTGGTGACACTCCCACTGCCAAGGaaagctctgtctgctgctgttcacaaacagagaagggctgggggcagatgTGGGGCTCGGaggctgcctggggcacagTGACCATGAAATAATCAAGTTTTCAATGTTCTGTGAAAGAAGGAGGGGCAGCAACAAAACTTCTACACTGGAATTAGGaagggcagactttggcctgtttaggaTGCTGATTTGGGGAGTGTCAAATCAGGTACTTTTTTAAGGGAAACAGCCCTTAAAACAAAGGGGTCCAGGAAGGATGGACACATTTCAAGAAAGTAATCTTAaggggggaaggagcagcctgtcccagtgtgGCAAAACATGAGCAGGTGAGGAAAATGACTGTCCTGGCTGCCCATGGAGCTTTTGTGGGaactcaggggaaaaaaagggtgcAGGACCAGAAACTCAGGAAGTGTTTAAGGATGTTGTTAGGttatacagaaagaaaacttgaaagAGGTGAAAGCTCATTTAGAACTTAACCTGGtggcttctgaaaaaaaaaaaaaaatgtttttataaaaataaattatagcaaaaaggagggagaaggagaaccTCTACTCTTTATTGGATGCAGTGGGGAATATATTAACTaaaaagataaggaaaagaCTGAGCTAGCTTAACATCttgttttttctcaattttcaaTATTAGGACAGGTTGTCCTCAGGACAAGTGTTCTCCTGAGCTGGtagatgggcacagggagcagaacagccCCTGGAATCCAGGAGGAAGCAGTTGGGGACCTGCTGAGCCACTCAGATGCTCACAGGTGTGTGGGAtcagatgggatccatcccagggggggatgagggagctggtggatgagctccccaagctgctctccatcatttaccatcagtcctggctcagcagggaggtcCCAGAGCACTGGAGGTGCCAGTGTGAGCCCAtccccaagcagggctggaaggaggagctggggaactccaggcctgtcagcctgacctgggTGCCCGGCAAGGTTATGGAACAGATCACCTTGAGTGCCACCACAGGGCACCCACAGGATGGCCCAGGGATCAGAGCCAGCCAGCGTGGATTGAGGGgtggcaggtcctgcctgaccaacctgGTCTCCTTGTATGACCAGGTGACCCACCTGTGGatgtgggaaaggctgtggatgttgtgtgCCTGGACTCcagcaaagcctttgacactgtctctgacagcattccctggaaaagctgcagcccacGGCTTGGGCAGgttccctgctggctgggagaTTTAAGAGCTGGCTGgaggctgggcccagagagtgctggggatggtgctgcacccagctgctgtccaggcactggtgctgtccccagggatctgtgctgggccCAACccctgtttaatatcttcacTGATGATCTGGCTGAGGGGATCgagtccccattcccaaattgcagatggcaccaagctgggtgtgagtgtggatctgctggagggcaggacaagaagacacagccttaagctgcaccaggggaggttcaggctggacaataggaagaagttcttcacagaaagggtgagtgggcattggaatgggctggcCAGGGGGGAGGTGGCAGAGTCACTGTCCCTCTCCAGTGGCACTCAGTGGCATGGTCTGGGTGACAAGGCAGTATTAGGGCattggttggacttgatgatcccaaaggtcttttccagcctatttgattctgtcattctgtgatgattgggacactctggggccattgtgacactgcagggccttgTGGAACTAAGGGAACCATGGTGACACCGTGCAGCCCCACAGAACCAGGGGTCCATTGTGGTGCTGTGGGGCCAAATGGAACCAGGGAGTGCACGGTGACACTCTGGGTCCTTGTGGAACCACagaggccattgtgacactgcagggccttgTGTAACCAAGGGGTTTCACCATTTTGACACTGCAAAACCAAGGAGACCATTGGGAGACTCCAGGGCCCAGTGGAACCAAGGGGGCGTTCTGACACtgggcctcatggaaccaaggggcgATGGGGCCTCAAGGAATCTGGAAGGCCATTGGACACTGTGTGGCCTTGTGGAAACAAAGGgagtccattgtgacactgaggggactTGTGGGGAACCCCAGAGACCATGGTGACAGTGTGGGACCTCATGTAACCATGGGGCCATTGTGACACCCTGgggccccatggaaccaaggggccacTGTGAAACTGCAGCACCAATGAGAacattgtgacactgtgaagccccatggaaccaaggagtccattgctgctctgcatggtctcatggaaccaaggagacCAGTGTGAGTGCAGTGCAGGGCCTGGGTGTAACCAagaggccattgtgacactgagggaccccatggaaccaaggacatctttgcagatgacaccaagctgggtgtgagtgttgatctgctggagggtaggagggGGGCCCACAGggccctggacaggctggatccaggggCCCAAATCCAACAAGGTGAGGTTTAACAAGtccaagtgctgggtcctgcactttggccacaacaacccctgcagcactacaggctggggacagagtggctggagagcagccaggcagaaagggacctgcagggactgatggacagcaggctggacatgagccagcagtgtgcccaggtggccaagaaggccaatggctcctggcctggatcaggaatggtgctgctgcagggcacagctgctgtgccagccctgatctgccccagctctgcacacagacattgctgctgcagctccagagaaggcaacaaaagggcatctctgcagaaaactctgctgggagATCCTTTAGTTCCTTTAAAGCCACCAAGAGTGCAGCCCCTCATTGACACAGTCTGTGGccacagggaaggtggagagaaacaaaatgagaaatggcacaaaaatgacatttctttgtggacagtatgaaaaaaagtaaaacaaaaaaaaaaaacctccaaaatgaaaccaacaaGAAGTATCAAAAGATGAATTTTTATTACAAGTGATTTGCAGAAATTGGCCAGCagtttaatgtttctgaaagcatccagtcatcagtctccacactgcagccttgagctcctggttcctcaggctgtagatgagggggttcagggctggaggcaccaccgagtacagaactgacagggccagatcaggggatgggggaggacatggaggggggcTTCAGGTAGGCAAATGTACCAGTGCTGACAAACAGGGAGaccacagccaggtgagggaggcaggtggaaaaggctttgtgccgcccctgctcagaggggatcctcagcacagccctgaagatctgcacataggagaaaacaatgaacacaaaacaaccaaatacTAAACACACACTAACAGCAAGAAGCCCCAGTTCCCTGAGGTAGGatttggagcaggagagcttgaggatctgtgggatttcacagaagaactggcccagggcattgccatggcacaggggcagggaaaatgtattggctgtgtgcatgagagcattgagaaaggcactggcccaggcagctgctgccatgtgggcacaagctctgctgcccaggagggtcccgtagtgcaggggtttgcagatggacacgTAGCGGTCGTAGCACATGATGGTCAGAGGGAAAACTCTGCTCCAAtgaagaacataaaaaaaaagagctgagcagcacatccagtgtaggagatgttcctggtgtcccagagggaattgtgcatggctttggggacagtggtgcagatggagcccaggtcgctgag from Camarhynchus parvulus unplaced genomic scaffold, STF_HiC, whole genome shotgun sequence includes the following:
- the LOC115916932 gene encoding LOW QUALITY PROTEIN: olfactory receptor 14J1-like (The sequence of the model RefSeq protein was modified relative to this genomic sequence to represent the inferred CDS: deleted 1 base in 1 codon); this encodes MCYDRYVSICKPLHYGTLLGSRACAHMAAAAWASAFLNALMHTANTFSLPLCHGNALGQFFCEIPQILKLSCSKSYLRELGLLAVSVCLVFGCFVFIVFSYVQIFRAVLRIPSEQGRHKAFSTCLPHLAVVSLFVSTGTFAYLKPPSMSSPSPDLALSVLYSVVPPALNPLIYSLRNQE